In one window of Reinekea forsetii DNA:
- a CDS encoding BMP family lipoprotein translates to MKIILFKFIIIIFLISCAPGTEKPEPSAGDSLTQDTPKYFPDVVLVYENDPITIGSVDYIFSTSLKTNLELLNAVQVHEVTGADEFDKLVNLRIELSLNSDALVIGSGYVNSLLFDIARLEFPNVKFTLIDSELTGRNTRSILFRDQDLGFLAGVAAAYQSNYSVVSFIGGMDVPLTHSVGCGFSQGANYISDSTAVYYETVGETPAAWNDPERAQQMAEYHIGLGSRVLFPVAGGSSAGVHLAAQAQKEQVMTLGVDINQNGEFPGVVLTSITKAYEKVALEEIIRFQLGQWQSGTAYFGVREGAITYSRDENNASVLSENLIAELDNAIAKITDGSILVEDYMASLGCRSEAMHISTPYFLDEI, encoded by the coding sequence ATGAAAATCATATTATTTAAATTTATAATTATCATTTTTTTGATAAGTTGCGCTCCGGGAACGGAAAAACCCGAGCCTTCTGCTGGGGATTCTTTAACGCAAGACACACCAAAATATTTTCCTGATGTTGTACTTGTTTATGAAAACGATCCCATAACGATAGGTTCGGTAGATTATATTTTTTCAACCTCACTTAAGACCAATTTAGAACTACTCAATGCAGTTCAAGTTCATGAGGTGACTGGCGCTGATGAATTTGACAAACTGGTCAATTTAAGGATTGAACTTTCCCTGAATTCTGATGCATTGGTTATAGGCTCTGGCTATGTGAATTCTTTATTGTTCGATATTGCACGCCTAGAGTTTCCAAATGTTAAATTCACGCTTATCGATTCTGAATTGACTGGACGCAATACACGTTCCATTTTGTTTCGAGATCAGGACCTTGGTTTTCTTGCCGGTGTCGCTGCTGCCTATCAATCTAATTACAGTGTCGTGAGCTTCATCGGCGGAATGGACGTTCCATTGACTCACTCGGTGGGCTGTGGCTTTAGCCAGGGCGCCAATTATATTTCTGACTCGACTGCGGTCTATTATGAAACAGTCGGCGAGACGCCTGCCGCTTGGAATGATCCGGAAAGGGCACAACAAATGGCTGAATATCATATCGGCTTAGGCTCTCGAGTGCTTTTCCCCGTAGCCGGCGGCTCTTCAGCGGGCGTACATTTGGCGGCGCAGGCGCAGAAAGAACAGGTCATGACCCTTGGAGTTGATATAAATCAGAATGGGGAGTTCCCGGGGGTTGTCCTGACGTCCATTACAAAAGCTTATGAAAAGGTGGCACTGGAAGAGATAATTCGTTTCCAGCTTGGCCAATGGCAATCCGGCACGGCGTATTTTGGTGTACGAGAGGGGGCAATAACCTATAGTCGTGATGAGAACAACGCATCGGTTCTGTCTGAGAATCTTATCGCTGAACTTGACAATGCAATTGCAAAAATCACGGATGGATCAATTTTAGTTGAGGATTACATGGCATCTTTAGGTTGCAGGTCGGAAGCCATGCATATCTCCACGCCATATTTTCTAGATGAAATTTAA
- a CDS encoding type I secretion system permease/ATPase, which translates to MDTGLQCLGMILQYYRIPANLQNIAHEYTAVSGQVTNLDIVHAAKKLGLRAKVVTVSANRLTKMNVPAISRSEDGAYFIIARVSDEKILVQNPAQQPEAVSRVEFERNWHGVTILLTPRDEIKALEKKFDVTWFIPVVVKYRKIFKEILLASLFIQFFALISPFFFQVIIDKVLVHRGYSTLNVLVMALIVIGLFEVVLNGVRSYVFAHTTSRIDVELGSKLYRHLLGLPIAYFESRQTGQIVARVRELESIRDFLTSNAITVALDALFIFVFLFALFYFSAPMTWIVIGFLPLFFIISFFITPVLRARVEEQFQRSARNQSLLVESVTGAETIKAMATEPQMRFKWEMNLSEYVKASLRTVRVATWGRESISLCNKLMMAILLWQGASLVLSGGMTLGMLIAFNMIVRHVTGPILRLSQLWQDFQQFRISIDRLGDVLNIPTEPSGSISNSALPAILGDIEFERVVFRYDSNGPEIIKAISLKIVAGQIVGIVGRSGSGKSTLTKLIQRLYVPESGRITVDGNDIRLVDTAWLRNQIGVVLQENYLFTGTVKENIAMAHPTANMDQIIEVAMTAGAHEFILKLRDGYDTLLHERGTNLSGGQRQRIAIARALITSPKILIFDEATSALDYESERIIQKNMQEIAKGRTVIVIAHRLSTVRAADVIITVDDGAIVEQGNHHELIEQDGIYHHLYRQQVKDS; encoded by the coding sequence GTGGATACCGGTTTGCAATGCTTAGGGATGATTCTGCAGTATTATAGAATACCGGCAAACTTACAAAATATTGCCCATGAATATACGGCTGTAAGTGGGCAAGTAACCAATTTGGATATTGTGCATGCCGCCAAAAAATTGGGACTGCGCGCAAAAGTTGTGACGGTGTCCGCAAATCGACTCACCAAGATGAATGTACCTGCTATATCCCGTAGTGAAGACGGCGCATATTTTATTATCGCCAGAGTTAGCGATGAAAAGATATTAGTGCAAAATCCAGCGCAGCAACCGGAAGCCGTATCGCGTGTGGAGTTTGAGCGAAACTGGCATGGCGTAACAATTCTACTGACACCCAGGGATGAAATAAAAGCCCTTGAAAAGAAATTCGATGTAACCTGGTTTATTCCTGTAGTGGTTAAATATCGCAAGATATTTAAGGAAATTCTGCTGGCGTCCCTCTTTATTCAATTTTTTGCTCTAATATCACCCTTTTTCTTCCAGGTCATAATAGATAAGGTTTTGGTACATCGAGGTTATAGCACACTGAATGTATTAGTCATGGCTCTGATAGTAATTGGTCTATTTGAAGTGGTTTTAAATGGTGTGCGTTCTTATGTTTTTGCCCACACAACCTCAAGGATTGATGTGGAATTGGGTTCCAAGCTTTATAGACACCTCTTGGGTTTGCCCATAGCCTATTTCGAGAGCAGACAGACAGGTCAGATTGTTGCACGAGTTCGGGAGTTGGAAAGTATTAGAGACTTTCTAACCAGTAATGCCATCACGGTCGCTCTGGATGCATTGTTTATTTTTGTATTCCTCTTTGCGCTATTCTATTTTAGCGCTCCGATGACCTGGATAGTGATCGGATTTTTACCTCTATTCTTCATTATCTCCTTTTTCATAACCCCCGTCCTGCGCGCCCGTGTCGAAGAGCAGTTCCAAAGAAGTGCACGCAATCAATCGTTGCTGGTCGAGTCGGTGACGGGTGCGGAAACCATCAAAGCGATGGCAACTGAACCGCAAATGCGGTTCAAATGGGAAATGAACCTATCTGAATATGTAAAAGCCAGCTTGAGAACCGTTCGGGTGGCCACCTGGGGGCGGGAGAGTATTTCACTGTGCAATAAATTAATGATGGCTATCTTGCTTTGGCAAGGTGCGAGTCTTGTGTTGTCCGGTGGCATGACCCTGGGCATGCTGATCGCCTTTAATATGATCGTTCGCCACGTAACGGGCCCTATTTTACGGTTATCACAGCTTTGGCAAGATTTTCAGCAATTTAGAATTTCTATAGATCGTTTAGGCGACGTACTGAATATCCCAACGGAACCCTCGGGTAGCATCTCGAATTCGGCTTTACCTGCCATTTTGGGTGACATTGAATTTGAAAGAGTTGTTTTCCGATACGACTCTAACGGGCCAGAGATTATCAAGGCCATTAGCCTAAAGATTGTTGCCGGACAAATTGTCGGTATCGTTGGTCGTTCAGGATCGGGCAAGAGTACTTTAACAAAGTTAATACAGAGACTCTATGTGCCGGAGTCGGGTCGAATAACCGTCGATGGCAACGATATAAGGTTGGTTGATACCGCCTGGTTGCGGAACCAAATAGGCGTTGTACTTCAGGAGAACTATCTATTCACCGGTACGGTGAAAGAAAACATCGCCATGGCGCATCCCACTGCCAATATGGACCAAATTATAGAGGTTGCGATGACGGCCGGTGCACATGAATTTATTCTGAAGCTAAGGGATGGCTATGACACCTTGCTCCATGAGCGAGGCACCAACCTTTCCGGCGGGCAACGGCAACGAATTGCCATCGCGCGTGCCCTTATTACCAGCCCAAAGATTTTGATCTTCGACGAAGCCACCAGTGCGTTAGATTACGAATCGGAGCGCATTATACAAAAAAACATGCAAGAGATAGCAAAAGGGCGAACGGTGATTGTAATAGCCCATAGATTATCGACGGTGCGGGCCGCCGACGTCATCATTACGGTGGATGACGGCGCCATAGTGGAGCAGGGCAACCATCATGAACTCATTGAGCAAGACGGCATATACCACCATCTGTACCGCCAGCAGGTAAAAGACTCATGA
- a CDS encoding NAD-dependent epimerase/dehydratase family protein, producing the protein MQSDLKTLLVTGGAGFIGSAVVRELLSNSPHRVVNLDCLTYAGNLASIPTGLHGERYCFERVDLNDAAATAVVSICTALQSSYISII; encoded by the coding sequence GTGCAATCGGACCTAAAAACACTGCTGGTCACCGGCGGTGCCGGCTTTATCGGCAGTGCCGTGGTGCGGGAGCTGCTCAGCAACAGCCCGCACCGGGTAGTCAACCTCGATTGCCTGACCTATGCCGGCAATCTCGCCTCGATCCCCACTGGGTTGCACGGCGAGCGTTACTGCTTTGAACGGGTCGATCTCAACGATGCCGCGGCGACGGCCGTGGTATCGATCTGCACGGCGTTGCAGTCATCTTATATTAGTATTATTTAA
- a CDS encoding HlyD family type I secretion periplasmic adaptor subunit, giving the protein MIIRAMRVWRSAKLAEKNKTPLDLNSQELTFLPAALEVLETPISGGIRLIPALIMMSFAMAILFTVVTQIDVVATASGTLLPSTKVKPIQPKLGGYLSAVYVSEGNLVNAGDLLVSLDTVEIVEEMSERSINIESAQLDLKILLDFNKYLASGQPIALEDANGVAKVSPKLLATYQTIYLDTLWTYNHDSSVKLREIELLRLDIEQLEVSLTSMAANRPLESLKYENAQSLYAMKSLSFEKWLSADKAFRTFNESIRNQESQLKNKQIQLKNKESDYQDIPHAIRVENNTKIASLEADLTKLEFAMREAQRKLDDSDIRAPENGTVQNISLVVPGQSVSAGSSVMDLVPSMDYLVAEIDVNNKDIGFVEIGQEVIVKFDALPYTKYGHLAGTIVNLARDSVEGSDGSKRYKALVKLPTQVMTTIERDVELIPGMTVSAEIKLSRRRVIEYFLSTFKRYKSESIREQ; this is encoded by the coding sequence ATGATTATAAGAGCAATGAGAGTATGGCGATCTGCCAAGTTGGCTGAAAAAAACAAAACTCCGCTAGATTTAAATAGTCAAGAATTGACCTTTTTGCCGGCGGCACTTGAGGTATTGGAAACCCCAATCTCGGGCGGAATTCGCCTTATCCCCGCGCTCATCATGATGTCCTTTGCCATGGCCATACTCTTTACGGTGGTGACCCAGATAGATGTTGTCGCAACTGCCAGTGGCACCCTGCTACCCAGTACCAAGGTCAAGCCGATACAGCCCAAATTGGGTGGCTATCTATCTGCTGTATACGTCTCAGAGGGCAACTTAGTAAATGCAGGGGATCTATTGGTCAGCTTGGACACGGTAGAAATAGTAGAAGAGATGTCTGAGCGCAGTATCAATATCGAATCGGCCCAATTGGATCTGAAAATACTGTTGGATTTTAACAAGTACCTGGCATCGGGCCAACCCATAGCGTTAGAGGATGCGAATGGGGTGGCAAAGGTTTCCCCGAAGTTATTGGCAACCTACCAGACGATCTACCTAGACACCCTCTGGACCTATAATCACGATAGCTCCGTAAAGCTACGGGAAATTGAACTGCTTCGACTGGACATTGAACAGCTGGAGGTATCGCTGACCTCTATGGCCGCGAATAGGCCTCTAGAGTCGTTAAAATATGAAAATGCTCAGAGTCTGTATGCCATGAAGTCCTTAAGTTTTGAAAAGTGGCTGTCGGCTGACAAGGCATTCCGGACATTCAATGAGTCCATTCGAAACCAAGAGTCGCAGTTAAAAAATAAGCAGATACAGCTTAAAAATAAGGAGTCCGATTATCAAGATATACCGCACGCCATCCGGGTTGAAAATAACACCAAAATTGCGAGCTTAGAAGCCGACTTGACGAAACTTGAGTTTGCAATGCGAGAAGCACAGCGCAAATTGGACGATTCGGACATCCGAGCGCCCGAAAATGGCACGGTACAGAATATTAGTTTAGTCGTGCCGGGCCAATCGGTCTCGGCTGGCAGCAGCGTGATGGATCTGGTGCCCAGTATGGACTATCTGGTGGCAGAGATTGATGTAAATAATAAAGACATTGGTTTTGTTGAAATAGGCCAGGAGGTTATCGTTAAATTCGACGCTCTGCCCTATACAAAGTATGGCCACCTGGCCGGCACTATTGTCAATCTGGCTCGCGACTCGGTTGAGGGCAGTGACGGTAGTAAACGTTATAAAGCGTTGGTTAAATTGCCAACGCAGGTAATGACCACAATAGAGCGTGACGTTGAGCTAATACCGGGTATGACGGTAAGTGCCGAGATTAAGCTGTCGCGCCGGCGAGTTATAGAATACTTCCTATCCACATTTAAACGCTATAAGTCCGAATCCATCAGAGAACAGTAG
- the nhaA gene encoding Na+/H+ antiporter NhaA, with the protein MNTQESTMFERFFAMETAGGIMLIVSAMLAMLFANTLLGPYYQLILATPVEVRFGILDIAKPLLLWINDGLMAIFFFLVGLELKREMLEGELRDRRNIILPGVGAVGGMLVPALVYLYFNYGDPVAEKGWAIPTATDIAFALGVLTLLGSRVPVTIKIFLTSLAIFDDIGAIIIIAIFYTSKLSLTALIMFSLGIPILAILNRRGVIARAPYLIVGLMMWVAMLKSGVHATLSGIVLAMFIPIRSAKDPEVSPLRSLEHDLHSLVAFFVLPVFAFANAGIDLRSISAEQLFHGVPVGIALGLFLGKQIGIFGACFLFIKLGVTRLPTGMSWLSLYGTAALCGIGFTMSLFVGSLAFEVKGADMLFDDRVGIIFGSLLSGIVGYLILRRSLKTNIEAE; encoded by the coding sequence ATGAACACTCAAGAGAGTACGATGTTCGAACGTTTTTTTGCTATGGAAACAGCCGGTGGAATAATGCTGATCGTTTCAGCCATGCTGGCCATGTTATTCGCCAACACCCTCCTAGGTCCCTATTATCAATTGATACTGGCGACACCAGTGGAAGTTCGCTTCGGCATACTCGATATCGCTAAGCCTTTGCTGCTGTGGATTAATGATGGCCTGATGGCGATATTCTTTTTCCTCGTTGGTCTGGAACTCAAACGCGAAATGCTCGAAGGCGAACTGCGCGACCGGCGCAATATTATTTTACCGGGTGTGGGCGCTGTCGGTGGCATGTTGGTGCCAGCACTTGTCTATCTGTACTTTAACTACGGCGATCCAGTTGCTGAAAAAGGCTGGGCTATCCCCACTGCGACCGATATTGCCTTTGCCCTAGGTGTTTTGACCCTACTGGGTTCGCGGGTACCGGTCACCATCAAAATTTTCCTGACTTCGCTGGCGATCTTCGATGATATAGGCGCCATCATTATCATTGCGATTTTTTACACCTCAAAACTGTCGCTCACCGCGCTGATAATGTTCAGCTTGGGTATACCGATCTTGGCAATATTGAATCGTCGAGGTGTTATCGCCAGAGCGCCCTATCTTATTGTCGGCCTGATGATGTGGGTTGCTATGTTGAAATCCGGTGTTCATGCCACCTTATCCGGGATCGTTTTAGCGATGTTTATTCCTATTCGTTCAGCCAAGGATCCGGAGGTTTCGCCGTTGCGAAGTTTGGAACATGATCTGCACTCGCTGGTAGCCTTCTTTGTACTGCCGGTGTTCGCCTTTGCCAATGCCGGTATTGATTTACGCAGCATCAGTGCTGAACAGCTGTTTCATGGTGTGCCAGTGGGTATCGCCTTGGGTTTGTTTTTAGGTAAACAGATTGGCATCTTTGGGGCCTGTTTCTTGTTCATTAAACTGGGCGTGACCAGATTGCCAACGGGCATGAGTTGGCTGAGTCTATATGGTACCGCCGCACTCTGTGGTATCGGCTTTACTATGAGCCTGTTCGTCGGTTCCTTGGCGTTTGAGGTCAAGGGCGCCGATATGCTGTTCGATGACCGAGTCGGCATCATATTCGGGTCCTTGTTATCCGGTATTGTCGGTTATCTGATCTTGCGTCGCTCCCTGAAGACCAATATTGAGGCGGAATAG